In Penicillium psychrofluorescens genome assembly, chromosome: 5, a single window of DNA contains:
- a CDS encoding uncharacterized protein (ID:PFLUO_008334-T1.cds;~source:funannotate), with the protein MADNVTADTTKDEADSKETSAAQPITDPTAKDPGPAETAKVPACKKHGVEPDKRTKKKKKAPETSDSSSDSTPSSESSSETSASECSSGNELDRRKRHRQRTRARARRAIKNRRRTKKPSRRSDSDSDASSPSDSEDADDSDPRTFSSPDKKALRKLMAQLQLSTLRFKGRNNRFNQQASDDFNIPDPLGDVRQKRKKKRPASKVAFKRVDQLWDNTIHNYKLTETVDDLDANEWDQYIFTVRRQFNWENKYQETVVDIKSKPLRDALGKVLEGVKGVSMVEEPAVVDPNMLFLYLEETRQYMKDLKRQAKTERKKKARKAAASKAAHLRVLVKYLDTDYADTKKTLYPLLENNTITFDLLWALYKPNTIAYTPTYGNTDEPRAFKIEYAIKESSFMKGVWYSIEGQYLEYDGKDFGFGTMSADVDSFKGARKITSLACYPLQYHRDPQALRARLIERGKRFVSLRGMNYRFHKGMAFYKKKRSLIVKVNINGRVMIDPAIHRRINPNYPISTVRPKDPDLLDPSEVGLGDAEDDDSENGCCCGGHGSDSDPDNNSCGSSDRPRTKYKVIEDKAGTNMVVEVEVDENGNEIEREKMDRIEGADGEPVNTTERAFTDEELLIASPVVLGFAFSEKLWLEFSISGISDIEWNVDAFDSLVLPANQKSIVKALVESHTFHAAENIDDVIQGKGKGLVAVLHGPPGTGKTLTAEGIAELLRRPLYMVSAGELGTDSRTLEAELNKILDIAHSWGAVLLLDEADVFLEKRTIHDIHRNALVSIFLRLLEYFQGILFLTTNRVETFDDAFQSRIHVALRYGELTTKAKRSIWKMFLGRVRAIEGVHTASFSEDDYDMLARHTLNGRQIKNSVRTAQALAVNERAPLSMNHIRSVLEVAETFDQDLRGGTGYLDAMRSYT; encoded by the exons ATGGCTGATAACGTCACGgccgacaccaccaaggaTGAAGCTGACTCCAAGGAGACGTCAGCTGCTCAGCCCATCACTGACCCAACAGCCAAAGACCCTGGTCCCGCAGAGACAGCCAAGGTCCCCGCGTGCAAGAAGCACGGCGTCGAGCCCGACAAAcgaaccaaaaagaaaaagaaagccccCGAGACCAGCGACAGCTCGTCGGACTCAACGCCCTCATCAGAATCCTCCTCAGAGACCTCAGCCTCCGAATGCTCCAGTGGCAATGAACTGGACCGCCGTAAGCGACACCGCCAGCGCACTCGCGCACGGGCAAGACGCGCGATCAAGAACCGGCGCAGAACAAAGAAGCCATCGCGCAGGTCGGATTCTGATTCGGACGCCTCCTCGCCTTCCGACTCCGAAGATGCGGACGATTCGGACCCGCGTACATTCTCGTCGCCGGATAAGAAGGCCCTGCGCAAGCTGatggcgcagctgcagctcAGCACGCTTCGGTTCAAGGGTCGCAACAATCGGTTCAACCAGCAGGCCTCGGACGACTTCAATATCCCCGACCCGCTGGGAGACGTACGGcagaagcggaagaagaaaaggccGGCTTCGAAGGTGGCTTTCAAGCGAGTTGACCAGC TTTGGGACAATACGATCCACAATTACAAATTGACCGAGACGGTGGACGATCTCGACGCAAATGAATGGGACCAGTACATCTTCACGGTGCGCCGCCAATTCAACTGGGAGAACAAGTACCAGGAGACGGTGGTCGACATCAAGAGCAAGCCGCTGCGCGATGCGCTGGGCAAGGTCCTGGAGGGCGTCAAGGGCGTGAGTATGGTGGAGGAGCCCGCAGTGGTGGATCCCAATATGCTGTTTCTGTATCTGGAAGAGACACGCCAGTACATGAAAGATCTCAAGCGGCAGGCCAAAACcgagcgcaagaagaaggcccgcAAGGCGGCGGCAAGCAAAGCGGCGCATCTGCGCGTGCTGGTCAAATACCTGGATACCGACTATGCCgacacgaagaagacgctgTATCCGCTCCTGGAGAATAACACCATCACGTTTGATCTGCTGTGGGCTCTATACAAGCCCAACACCATTGCCTACACGCCGACCTACGGCAACACAGATGAGCCTCGCGCCTTCAAGATCGAGTATGCCATCAAGGAGAGCTCATTCATGAAGGGCGTGTGGTACAGCATCGAGGGCCAGTATCTGGAGTATGATGGCAAGGATTTCGGGTTTGGGACCATGTCTGCCGATGTGGATTCGTTCAAGGGTGCTCGCAAGATCACCAGTCTCGCATGCTACCCGTTGCAGTATCACCGCGACCCCCAGGCGCTGCGAGCGCGTCTGATCGAGCGCGGCAAGCGGTTTGTCTCGCTGCGCGGCATGAACTACCGCTTCCACAAGGGCATGGCTTTCTACAAGAAGAAACGCTCGCTCATCGTCAAGGTCAACATCAACGGCCGCGTGATGATCGACCCGgccatccaccgccgcaTCAACCCCAACTACCCGATCAGCACGGTCCGGCCCAAAGATCCGGATCTGCTGGACCCATCCGAGGTGGGACTTGGCGATGCTGAAGACGACGACAGCGAGAacggctgctgctgcggtggacACGGGTCCGACTCCGACCCTGACAACAACAGCTGCGGGTCTTCAGATCGCCCACGCACCAAGTACAAGGTCATCGAAGACAAGGCCGGCACGAATATggtggtcgaggtcgaggtcgacgagaACGGCAATGAGAtcgagcgcgagaagatgGACCGCATCGAGGGCGCAGACGGCGAGCCCGTCAACACAACCGAGCGCGCCTTTACCGATGAGGAATTGCTGATCGCCAGCCCCGTCGTGTTGGGCTTTGCATTCAGCGAAAAGCTCTGGCTGGAATTCAGCATTTCGGGCATCAGCGATATCGAATGGAACGTCGATGCATTCGACTCGCTCGTGCTCCCTGCCAACCAGAAATCTATCGTGAAGGCCCTGGTCGAATCGCACACCTtccacgccgccgagaacATCGACGACGTCATCCAGGGTAAAGGCAAAGGCCTCGTCGCAGTGCTCCATGGGCCACCAGGCACAGGCAAAACCCTAACAGCAGAGggcatcgccgagctcctccgACGACCATTGTATATGGTCTCGGCAGGCGAACTAGGCACAGACTCGCGCACGCTCGAAGCAGAACTGAACAAGATCCTGGACATCGCACACTCATGGGGCGCGGTGCTTCTCCTCGACGAAGCAGATGTCTTCCTCGAGAAACGCACCATCCACGATATCCACCGCAACGCGCTCGTCAGCATCTTCCTGCGCCTGCTGGAATACTTCCAGGGTATATTGTTCTTGACTACAAACCGCGTCGAGACCTTCGACGATGCGTTCCAGTCTCGTATCCATGTCGCCCTGCGGTACGGCGAGCTGACTACCAAGGCGAAGCGCAGTATCTGGAAGATGTTCCTGGGGCGCGTGCGTGCTATCGAGGGTGTGCACACGGCGTCGTTCTCGGAGGACGATTATGATATGTTGGCTAGACATACTTTGAATGGACGCCAG ATCAAAAACTCCGTCCGTACAGCACAAGCCCTCGCCGTCAACGAACGCGCCCCGCTCTCAATGAACCACATCAGGAGCGTTCTCGAAGTCGCCGAGACCTTTGATCAGGATCTGCGCGGTGGGACCGGATATTTGGATGCCATGCGGAGCTACACTTAA
- a CDS encoding uncharacterized protein (ID:PFLUO_008335-T1.cds;~source:funannotate) yields MFAARQTFNLFQKRAFSASASQASKVAVLGAAGGIGQPLSLLLKLNPRVSELALYDIRGGPGVAADLSHINTNSTVTGYEANASGLSDCLKGSEIILIPAGVPRKPGMTRDDLFNTNASIVRDLAKAAAEAAPEANVLVISNPVNSTVPIVSEIYKARGVYNPKRLFGVTTLDVVRASRFISQVQKTDPSGEAVPVVGGHSGVTIVPLLSQSNHASIAGEARDALVNRIQFGGDEVVKAKDGAGSATLSMAMAGARFAESLLRAAQGEKGVIEPTFVDSPLYKDQGVNFFASRVELGPNGVEKIHEVGKVNEYEEKLVEACLADLKKNIQKGVDFVKSNP; encoded by the exons ATGTTTGCTGCTCGCCAGACCTTCAACCTCTTCCAGAAGcgcgccttctcggcctccgcTAGCCAG GCCTCCAAGGTCGCCGttctcggcgccgccggtggcATTGGCCAGCCCctgtcgctgctgctgaagTTGAACCCGCGCGTTTCCGAGCTCGCTCTCTACGATATCCGCGGTGGTCCCG GTGTCGCGGCCGACCTGAGCcacatcaacaccaacagcaCCGTCACCGGCTACGAGGCCAATGCCTCCGGCCTCAGCGATTGCCTGAAGGGTTCCGAGATCATTCTCATCCCCGCCGGTGTCCCCCGCAAGCCCGGCATGACCCGTGATG ACCTCTTCAACACCAACGCCTCGATCGTCCGCGACCTGGCCaaggctgccgccgaggccgcccCCGAGGCCAACGTCCTGGTCATCTCCAACCCGGTCAACTCGACCGTGCCCATTGTCTCGGAGATCTACAAGGCCCGCGGCGTCTACAACCCCAAGCGCCTGTTCGGTGTGACCACCCTCGATGTGGTGCGTGCCTCGCGCTTCATCTCGCAGGTCCAGAAGACCGACCCCTCCGGCGAGGCCGTCCCCGTCGTCGGTGGTCACTCCGGCGTGACCATTGTGCCCCTGCTCTCGCAGAGCAACCACGCCTCCATCGCCGGCGAGGCCCGCGACGCCCTGGTCAACCGCATCCAGTTCGGTGGTGACGAGGtcgtcaaggccaaggaCGGTGCTGGCTCCGCCACTCTGTCCATGGCTATGGCCGGTGCCCGCTTCGCCGAGTCGCTGCTCCGCGCCGCGCAGGGTGAGAAGGGCGTCATCGAGCCGACCTTCGTCGACTCCCCGCTGTACAAGGACCAGGGCGTGAACTTCTTCGCCTCGCGCGTCGAGCTCGGCCCCAACGGTgtcgagaagatccacgAGGTCGGCAAGGTCAACGAGTACGAGGAGAAGCTCGTCGAGGCTTGCCTGGCTgacctgaagaagaacatccAGAAGGGTGTCGACTTCGTCAAGAGCAACCCTTAG
- a CDS encoding uncharacterized protein (ID:PFLUO_008333-T1.cds;~source:funannotate): MPNDSLIRLCPDDSFGPTVDLEICRDGFDFTLLFEESIFAILPAALLLCVAPLRVWSIWRRPDAVKWSLLRVVKLITIVVLCLLKLALLVLWTTPVYAAFRTRATIAAAALDLAAVVAIGLLSPLEHAKSLRPSSLLSVFLFFTTILDIARTRTEWLLPGLSVIPVVSVTALLVKTMLLVLEAMSKASHTEVPDIPERTSGIYSRSFFAWLNPLIYRGNRCNLTVRDLYPIDDYISAASVDEQVQKQWNSSAKDKSYSLAWAITKALWMPITATMIPRLVLIAFSITQPFLIETAIEFVDAGTKPDRYGYGLVGAFGITYLGIAVSTAWYEYLTARALTMIRAALISLIYKSSLDIPVGTVEASSPISLMGADIDRIVTRLRWVISTAPNVIQVGIALWILETRLGPICVAPVPVVLGEFQSTTPFDSQYGKLMMTVIQTASAYASSQVAKKITPRQRQWMQSVQKRVALTADVLGSMKGMKMLGLTGMITRTVQGTREEELRKSKRFRQVQIVNITLGNAANMLSPVVTFIGYGIILKFSSSEAPTAATVFSSMSLLSVLISPVNELVAAIPNLSSALECCSRIQNYVTNKKQIDFRNLTGERGVSNVDGSSPTIIEFDQVCAGWAVDKVVLQDLSVRISPGTLNIVLGGIGCGKSTFLQTLVGEGVLLDGSVTLSTDDIAYCAQTPFLVNSTIRQNILGDLEYDQEWYDSCLRACALDIDIRHFPDGDETPVGSKGIALSGGQKQRLLLAQDGLLRQTGATIVLVTHAVKWLPYSDQILVLSSEGRLMQSGPFQKLVAAPGYVHDLNVETINIEGSISTSAQDSSQQGPVPSTSDTKDQDESAENRGRHDRQNLLYYINTMGKPAFGVFLFLVALQVVFTAMQSLWLSWWVDANEIRPGADLGKWLSVYALFGILALAFLGISGGTGSQLCEYPALFYSEKHDEGTNVFYLGHGLGIFVESIHARHDFNGYAIANVSFTLYQRYVAIYLYSLRLTRSDHRGYIGLGNSIAGAALSCASSGYMAACLPFLGVALYYLQKVYLQTSRQMRLLDLEAISPLYTHLTETLDGVHTIRAFKWTRYVINRNFSLLDFSQRPFYLLLCLQSWLNLVLDVFVACLAVILITLAVTLRHSMSSSLLGVAMVSIVNFSQTLSSFVSYWTGIETSLGAVARTRQFVADTPAESPEETVAVPEEWPVDSSITFKNVSALYQASGPDVLKKINLSIDAGQRVAICGRTGSGKSTLISLLLRLLDPKSGTVSVGQDNIARLSPETVRGHINSLPQDPWFLPGGSGTIRSNLDPLGEASESRIQVVLEKTRLAEQIRSMGGLDAEMRGNHLSAGQRQLFCLARTMMRRSSILLLDEATSSVDVRTEELMMSLLRTEFQGWTIVAIVHRLNSIMDFDRVLVLDQGRIVECESPVVLLADKNSAFARLYRHGGWSSPGKVDMES, encoded by the exons CAGCCGTTGTCGCGATCGGGCTCCTGTCTCCGCTGGAACATGCAAAATCCCTACGCCCTTCATCTTTACTGAGtgtcttcctcttcttcactaCGATTCTGGACATTGCACGGACGCGAACGGAATGGCTTCTTCCTGGACTGTCCGTGATCCCCGTTGTCTCCGTTACTGCGCTGCTGGTCAAGACCATGTTACTGGTCTTGGAGGCCATGTCCAAAGCAAGTCATACCGAGGTCCCGGATATCCCAGAACGCACGAGTGGTATCTACAGCCGTAGTTTCTTCGCATGGCTGAATCCGTTGATTTATCGGGGCAACCGTTGCAATCTGACGGTTCGGGATTTGTACCCCATTGATGACTATATCTCGGCGGCATCCGTTGATGAACAGGTTCAGAAGCAGTGGAATTCTA GTGCTAAAGATAAAAGCTACTCGCTTGCTTGGGCAATTACGAAAGCGCTCTGGATGCCTATCACCGCGACTATGATTCCTCGTCTGGTTCTGATTGCATTTAGTATAACCCAGCCCTTCTTGATCGAGACTGCGATTGAATTTGTCGATGCGGGAACAAAGCCAGATCGATATGGCTATGGACTGGTTGGGGCTTTTGGGATCACGTATCTTGGGATTGCT GTCTCAACAGCATGGTACGAGTATCTCACTGCCCGAGCATTGACAATGATCCGCGCGGCTTTAATCAGTCTGATCTACAAATCGAGCCTCGACATCCCCGTCGGCACCGTGGAGGCATCGTCTCCTATAAGTTTGATGGGCGCCGACATTGATCGTATCGTGACGAGACTCCGGTGGGTTATCAGCACAGCGCCAAATGTTATTCAGGTCGGCATTGCCCTCTGGATTCTGGAGACACGCCTGGGCCCGATTTGCGTTGCGCCAGTCCCCGTTGTTTTGGGTGAGTTCCAGTCGACGACACCTTTTGATTCTCAGTACGGTAAACTGATGATGACTGTGATCCAAACAGCCTCGGCATATGCATCTAGTCAAGtcgccaagaagatcacGCCGCGCCAGCGGCAATGGATGCAGTCGGTGCAGAAACGGGTTGCCTTGACCGCGGACGTCCTTGGTTCTATGAAGGGCATGAAAATGCTTGGTCTCACCGGCATGATAACTAGAACTGTGCAGGGCacgagagaagaggaactgCGTAAATCTAAGCGATTTCGACAGGTGCAGATTGTCAATATCACTCTTG GAAACGCTGCAAACATGTTGTCTCCCGTCGTCACGTTTATCGGGTACGGTATAATCCTCAAGTTCTCATCCAGCGAAGCACCCACCGCCGCAACAGTTTTCTCGTCAATGTCTCTGCTGTCCGTGCTGATTAGCCCGGTGAATGAACTCGTCGCGGCTATTCCGAATTTGAGCTCCGCGTTGGAATGCTGCAGCCGCATCCAAAACTACGTGACAAACAAAAAGCAGATCGATTTTAGGAACCTGACCGGCGAGCGCGGAGTCTCCAATGTCGACGGAAGCAGTCCGACCATCATTGAGTTTGATCAGGTCTGTGCAGGCTGGGCTGTCGACAAGGTTGTTCTACAGGACCTTTCCGTGCGGATTTCTCCAGGCACACTAAATATTGTTCTCGGGGGTATCGGTTGCGGCAAGTCTACTTTTCTGCAGACCCTCGTGGGTGAGGGGGTTCTGCTTGACGGCTCGGTGACTCTGTCGACAGACGATATTGCGTATTGTGCCCAGACACCGTTCCTGGTCAATAGTACCATCCGACAGAACATCCTTGGTGACTTGGAGTATGACCAAGAATGGTATGACTCTTGTCTACGGGCATGTGCTCTTGATATCGATATCCGTCATTTTCcagacggcgacgagacCCCTGTGGGTAGTAAAGGGATTGCACTGAGTGGAGGGCAAAAACAGCGTTTG CTTCTAGCCCAAGATGGGTTATTACGGCAGACTGGTGCTACTATCGTACTGGTCACTCATGCTG TCAAATGGCTCCCGTACTCAGATCAGATCCTCGTGTTGAGCTCCGAAGGTCGCCTGATGCAATCCGGACCATTCCAGAAGCTCGTGGCGGCGCCCGGATACGTTCATGACCTCAACGTTGAGACCATCAACATCGAGGGCTCGATTTCTACCTCGGCACAAGATTCCAGTCAGCAGGGGCCAGTTCCCTCAACGTCTGACACGAAGGACCAAGACGAGTCAGCGGAAAATCGTGGACGGCACGATCGACAGAATTTGTTGTACTATATCAACACGATGGGTAAACCAGCTTTCGGGGTATTTCTGTTTTTGGTCGCTCTGCAGGTTGTTTTTACAGCAATGCAAT CGTTGTGGCTAAGCTGGTGGGTCGATGCCAATGAGATAAGGCCAGGTGCCGACCTAGGTAAATGGTTGTCCGTCTATGCTTTGTTTGGAATACTGGCGTTGGCTTTTCTTGGGATCAGCGGAGG CACTGGTTCCCAACTCTGCGAATACCCTGCATTATTCTATTCTGAAAAGCACGATGAG GGCACCAATGTCTTTTATCTCGGCCACGGACTCGGGATCTTTGTTGAATCG ATTCACGCAAGACATGACTTTAATGGATATGCAATTGCCAATGTCTCTTTTACTCTCTACCAGCGGTACGTTGCCATCTATCTCTACTCCCTCCGTCTCACCCGCTCTGATCACCGTGGATATATAGGGCTAGGCAACAGCATCGCCGGAGCAGCCCTTTCCTGCGCCTCCTCAGGTTATATGGCGGCGTGTCTACCATTCCTTGGAGTCGCGCTCTACTATCTTCAAAAGGTCTACCTCCAGACCTCCCGACAGATGCgtctcctcgaccttgaggCCATATCTCCGCTCTACACGCATCTCACCGAGACCCTAGACGGGGTCCACACTATACGCGCATTCAAATGGACGCGATACGTTATTAACCGGAATTTCAGCCTACTCGATTTTTCGCAACGACCATTTTACTTACTTCTGTGCCTGCAGAGCTGGTTGAATCTCGTACTGGATGTTTTTGTTGCGTGCCTGGCCGTCATCCTCATTACCTTGGCCGTGACGCTGCGACATTCCATGAGCAGCAGTCTGCTCGGAGTTGCGATGGTCAGTATCGTGAATTTTAGCCAGACACTGTCGTCTTTTGTGAGCTATTGGACAGGTATTGAGACTTCTCTGGGCGCTGTGGCGAGAACACGTCAATTCGTTGCAGATACACCGGCAGAATCGCCCGAGGAGACAGTGGCTGTACCTGAAGAATGGCCTGTAGACTCTTCTATCACTTTCAAGAACGTCTCGGCTTTGTATCA GGCCTCGGGACCTGACGTCCTGAAGAAAATCAACCTATCCATCGATGCTGGGCAGCGAGTCGCTATCTGCGGCCGAACCGGCTCAGGCAAGTCAACCCTGATATCACTTCTCCTACGCTTGCTAGACCCCAAATCCGGCACCGTTTCCGTTGGACAGGACAACATCGCCAGACTATCTCCGGAGACAGTCCGCGGGCACATTAACTCGCTACCACAGGACCCGTGGTTTCTGCCAGGAGGATCTGGGACAATTCGTTCCAACCTTGACCCTCTGGGCGAAGCCTCTGAATCCCGGATCCAGGTTGTTTTGGAGAAGACCAGGCTGGCAGAGCAGATTCGGTCAATGGGCGGACTTGATGCAGAAATGCGTGGAAATCATTTGTCCGCTGGACAGAGGCAGCTTTTCTGTCTAgcgaggacgatgatgcgGAGGAGTAGCATTCTGTTGCTGGATGAGGCAACGAGCAG CGTCGACGTTCGCACGGAAGAACTTATGATGTCTCTCTTACGTACGGAGTTCCAGGGCTGGACTATCGTTGCAATCGTGCATCGGCTCAACAGTATAATGGACTTTGATCGGGTGCTAGTTCTGGATCAGGGTCGGATTGTCGAGTGCGAGAGTCCCGTGGTGCTTTTGGCGGATAAGAACTCGGCCTTTGCGAGGTTATAtcggcatggtgggtggtcATCTCCCGGGAAAGTTGACATGGAATCATAG
- a CDS encoding uncharacterized protein (ID:PFLUO_008338-T1.cds;~source:funannotate) has product MVASAVRMRTPSAMFMARGAASMRRPQVSYKFQEVMQSQLPALSAISRFYASKTFPPHTIISMPALSPTMSAGNIGAWQKKAGDGLQPGDVLVEIETDKAQMDFEFQDEGVLAKVLKETGEKDVAVGAPIAVLVEEGADVTPFESFTLEDAGGGQAAPAAPKESSEAKGEEPAAPTPAPEPAAQEPETSSEKLQPSLDREPAISPAAKVLALEKGVPIKALKGTGRGGQITKEDVEKFSASGAAAAGPTYEDIPLSSMRKTIANRLQQSVRENPHYFVSTTLSVTKLLKLRQALNASSEGKYKLSVNDFLVKACAAALMKVPQVNSSWREVNGNVVIRQHKTVDISVAVSTPVGLITPVVKDVQGLGLSSISNQVRDLGKRARDNKLKPEEYQGGTFTISNMGMNPAIERFTAVINPPQAGILAVGTTRKVAVPVETEEGTVTEWDDQIVVTGSFDHKVVDGAVGGEWIKELKKVVENPLELLL; this is encoded by the exons ATGGTTGCCTCTGCTGTCCGGATGCGCACCCCGAGTGCCATGTTCATGGCCCGTGGCGCCGCTTCGATGCGGCGGCCACAGGTCTCCTATAAGTTCCAGGAGGTGATGCA ATCCCAATTGCCTGCGCTCTCCGCTATCTCCCGCTTCTATGCCTCCAAGA CCTTCCCTCCGCACACAATCATTAGCATGCCGGCCCTTTCGCCGACCATGTCCGCGGGAAACATCGGAGCGtggcagaagaaggccggtGACGGCCTCCAGCCCGGTGATGTTCTCGTGGAGATTGAAACCGATAAGGCACAGATGGACTTTGAGTTCCAAGATGAGGGTGTCTTGGCCAAGGTTCTGAAGGAGACTGGCGAGAAGGACGTGGCCGTCGGCGCG CCCATTGCCGTTCTTGTTGAGGAGGGCGCTGATGTTACCCCATTCGAGTCATTCACCCTCGAGGATGCCGGTGGTGGCCAGGCCGCGCCGGCCGCGCCGAAGGAGAGTTCCGAggccaagggcgaggagccGGCGGCCCCTACCCCGGCTCCCGAGCCTGCTGCGCAGGAACCTGAAACCTCGAGCGAGAAGCTTCAGCCTAGTCTTGACCGCGAGCCCGCGATCAGCCCGGCGGCTAAGGTGCTCGCCCTAGAGAAAGGTGTGCCGATCAAGGCCCTTAAGGGTACTGGTCGCGGTGGCCAGATAACCAaggaggatgtcgagaagTTCAGTGCCAGCGgcgccgctgcggccggccCTACCTACGAGGATATTCCTCTGTCCTCGATGCGCAAGACCATTGCCAACCGCCTGCAGCAGTCTGTGCGCGAGAACCCCCACTACTTCGTGTCGACTACTCTGTCCGTCACcaagctgctgaagctgcgCCAGGCCCTGAACGCCTCGTCCGAGGGTAAGTACAAGCTCTCGGTGAACGACTTCCTGGTCAAGGCCTGTGCCGCCGCCCTCATGAAGGTGCCGCAGGTCAACTCCAGCTGGCGCGAGGTGAACGGCAACGTGGTGATCCGCCAGCACAAGACCGTGGATATCAGCGTTGCGGTCTCCACCCCTGTTGGTCTGATTACTCCCGTCGTGAAGGATGTGCAGGGACTTGGTCTGTCCAGCATCTCCAACCAGGTCCGCGACCTAGGCAAGCGGGCCCGGGACAACAAGCTCAAGCCCGAGGAGTACCAGGGCGGTACCTTCACCATCAGCAACATGGGTATGAACCCGGCCATCGAGCGGTTCACCGCCGTGATCAACCCTCCCCAGGCGGGTATCCTGGCGGTCGGCACGACCCGCAAGGTCGCCGTGCCCGTTGAGACGGAGGAGGGCACCGTGACGGAGTGGGATGACCAGATCGTGGTGACGGGCAGCTTCGACCacaaggtggtggatggcgccgtcggcggcgagtgGATCaaggagttgaagaaggtggttgagAACCCGTTGGAGCTGCTGTTGTAG
- a CDS encoding uncharacterized protein (ID:PFLUO_008337-T1.cds;~source:funannotate) — protein MSYADAAAKGPKQSPQDAYVRPSFTTSYPTPRAPDVGGNYKDESESTASLIDVDTPHVASVDSNFLDQEVQTTTQADRLEREAAAAAEQQARARENTGKKAKARKAESGLRKNADNPVFIGNAVLVTLLGAGLGFGAYRQHVQGKLSWEAVGLWSGVVGAVGAVDYFVSKWFLQNKYPPK, from the exons ATGTCTTACGCCGACGCTGCTGCCAAAGGGCCGAAACAGTCCCCCCAGGAT GCGTATGTCCGACCATCATTTACCACCAGCTACCCTACCCC CCGCGCCCCCGACGTAGGCGGAAACTACAAAGATGAATCGGAAAGCACGGCGAGCCTCATCGACGTAGACACCCCACACGTCGCATCAGTGGATTCCAACTTCCTGGACCAAGAAGTGCAAACGACCACGCAGGCGGACCGGCTGGAGCGCGAAGCTgcggccgccgccgagcagcagGCACGAGCCCGTGAGAAcacgggcaagaaggccaaggcgcgCAAGGCGGAGAGCGGGCTGCGCAAGAATGCCGACAATCCCGTTTTCATCGGCAATGCGGTCCTCGTTACTCTTCTTGGCGCGGGCCTGGGCTTCGGTGCGTACAGGCAGCATGTGCAGGGGAAGTTGTCGTGGGAGGCTGTTGGGTTGTGGTCTGGGGTTGTTGGGGCGGTTGGAGCTGTGGATTACTTTGTGAGCAA GTGGTTCCTCCAGAACAAGTACCCGCCGAAATAG
- a CDS encoding uncharacterized protein (ID:PFLUO_008336-T1.cds;~source:funannotate), which produces MNSLFNSALKQSSAIRRDLDTFAQSPATSSAALQGQISASLTSLSRTVDDYSALSKKELIQEKQEKAFERVKNFRNELADYRTQLDHLRKEREEAQSATNRSELLGRRPHHAVTPENPYAQPSSAPPSAFAPTSSGLSFGAGPSDYNRESHALREQSFFSSTHNQLDDFLDRGRAVLADLGEQREILKGTQRRLYSVANTLGVSGDTIRMVERRARQDKWIFWGGVLVFFLFCWAVLHFLR; this is translated from the exons ATG AACTCCCTCTTCAATTCTGCCCTGAAGCAATCCTCCGCGATCCGCCGAGACCTGGATACCTTTGCGCAATCACCGGccacatcctccgccgcgctACAAG GCCAGATCTCTGCATCACTCACTTCGCTCTCCCGCACCGTGGACGACTACTCCGCGCTCTCTAAAAAGGAACTGATCCaggagaaacaagaaaaggcCTTTGAGCGAGTCAAGAACTTCCGGAACGAACTAGCAGACTACCGCACGCAACTCGACCATCTACGAaaggagcgcgaggaagcC CAATCTGCCACCAATCGCAGCGAACTCCTCGGCCGCCGTCCACACCACGCCGTAACGCCCGAGAACCCTTACGCGCAGCCCTCCTCTGCACCCCCCTCAGCCTTCGCACCCACCTCGTCAGGCCTCAGCTTCGGCGCCGGGCCCTCAGACTACAACCGCGAGTCACACGCCCTGCGCGAGcaatccttcttctccagcacgcACAACCAGCTCGATGACTTTCTGGACCGCGGGCGCGCCGTGCTCGCCGACCTAGGCGAGCAGCGCGAGATCCTCAAGGGCACGCAGCGCCGCCTGTATAGCGTTGCGAATACACTGGGCGTGAGCGGCGATACCATCCGTATGGTCGAGCGGCGCGCGCGCCAGGATAAGTGGATTTTCTGGGGTGGAGTGTTggttttctttctgttttgCTGGGCGGTTCTACACTTTCTTCGGTGA